In one Cyclopterus lumpus isolate fCycLum1 chromosome 24, fCycLum1.pri, whole genome shotgun sequence genomic region, the following are encoded:
- the susd6 gene encoding sushi domain-containing protein 6, with protein MCDGMVAFQTRALSSSSSSTSSFLAHRLAASALLLLFTLLPNGHASGCAWPPGVQHGDLLNQTEANRGSFPPGTLLTYGCEPGYTADGTTTIICTSSGAWSHQPPHCIRSGVCSPPTEPENGGYRCHPSPCHRLTQKTVIEYFCDEGFALKGDYKFLTCQNGEWDGPMQISCRLTQDKEPSSPLGIPALSIVASTASSVALILLLVVLFVLVQPKLKSFHHNRREMGVSGESSSIMVEGVQVTLPSYEEAVYGSGGPGGASGPPPSPPPPSAAAESRVPIVLSEGLPQGATGGQGASRTRHNRNLDFSLPSTSSSSSFSSRRHAETVLVHQAPSSSSSSSSWAREHPGGACAGPLPLRRDSESSDQHSLLSVTSTDDFSDDIPLLKEA; from the exons ATGTGCGATGGAATGGTAGCGTTTCAGACGAGAgccctgtcctcctcctcttcctcaaccTCCTCCTTTCTAGCCCACAGGCTGGCTGCCTCTGCgcttctcctcctttttacCCTGCTCCCCAATGGTCACGCATCAG GTTGTGCGTGGCCCCCTGGCGTGCAGCACGGAGACTTGCTAAACCAGACCGAAGCTAACCGTGGCTCTTTCCCCCCGGGCACCCTGCTGACTTATGGCTGCGAGCCTGGCTACACTGCAGATGgaaccaccaccatcatctgtACCAGCTCTGGAGCCTGGTCCCATCAACCTCCACACTGTATCAGAAGCGGCG TGTGTTCACCCCCCACTGAGCCAGAGAACGGGGGCTACCGCTGTCACCCGTCTCCCTGCCACCGCCTCACCCAGAAGACCGTCATCGAATACTTCTGTGACGAGGGATTCGCTCTGAAGGGAGACTACAAGTTCCTCACCTGCCAGAACGGCGAGTGGGACGGCCCCATGCAGATTAGCTGCCGACTCACACAAG ACAAGGAGCCGAGCTCCCCACTGGGTATACCTGCTCTGTCCATTGTGGCGTCCACAGCCAGTTCTGTGGCACTCATCCTGCTGTTAGTGGTGCTGTTTGTTCTTGTACAGCCCAAACTCAAGTCCTTCCACCACAACAG GAGGGAGATGGGAGTCTCGGGCGAGTCCAGCTCCATCATGGTTGAGGGCGTCCAGGTGACACTGCCCTCCTACGAAGAGGCTGTGTATGGAAGCGGTGGACCCGGTGGCGCTTCTGGTCCCCCTCCttctccgcctcctccttcGGCTGCTGCAGAGTCTCGAGTCCCGATCGTGCTCTCCGAGGGTCTCCCTCAGGGAGCCACGGGAGGCCAAGGCGCCAGCAGAACACGGCACAACAGAAACTTAGACTTCTCTCTCCcatccacgtcctcctcctcatccttctcctcccgCCGTCATGCAGAGACGGTGCTGGTTCATCAggccccctcttcctcctcctcttcatcatcatggGCTAGAGAGCACCCTGGGGGTGCATGCGCAGGCCCCCTACCTCTCCGTAGAGACTCTGAGAGTAGCGACCAGCACAGTCTGCTTTCTGTCACCTCTACAGATGACTTTTCTGACG ATATCCCCCTGCTGAAGGAAGCATGA
- the acot20 gene encoding acyl-coenzyme A thioesterase 1, protein MMAYSQIRLRILPSVRCLFDKMVQVKVEGLAPHKQVELRSKLVDDRGVIFKASALYKADETGQVDVCRAPSLGGSYTGVEPMGLFWAMAPETLHSKFLKKNVLSPIGVEIEALSGETGEVLASETNERGYMTEGMKRVPVQEGRIRGVLFVPPGKGPFPGIVDMYTFGGRLSEPRASLLANKGFVVLALAYMGYEDLPNYPKKLDLEYFEEAVTYLRNQPEVKGPGIGIISISHSGGLALSMSSFLSGISATVCINSCSANTVIPLHYRDTVLAPLRPALKNIKTTDAGLVDIRDALSDPSLEKNRASLIPIERASCQFLFAVSEDDHNWNSGFFAQHATATLRNHGKENFQVVTYPKAGHFLEVPNMPHCPSGFHPAVGTEVVFGGEPRAHAEAQLDLWERVQEFFKSHLDNKGT, encoded by the exons ATGATGGCTTACTCACAGATCCGCCTGAGAATTCTCCCCAGCGTTCGTTGTCTCTTCGACAAAATGGTGCAGGTAAAAGTAGAGGGTCTCGCTCCTCACAAACAAGTTGAATTGAGATCCAAACTAGTTGATGACCGAGGGGTGATTTTCAAGGCCTCTGCCCTGTACAAAGCAGACGAAACTGGCCAGGTGGATGTCTGCCGTGCGCCCTCTCTTGGAGGAAGTTACACCGGAGTGGAGCCCATGGGTTTGTTTTGGGCCATGGCACCAGAAACTCTGCACAGTAAATTCTTGAAGAAGAATGTGCTCAGCCCAATAGGGGTGGAGATAGAAGCACTGAGTGGAGAGACGGGTGAGGTTTTAGCCTCTGAAACCAACGAGAGAGGATACATGACAGAGGGGATGAAGAGAGTACCTGTGCAAGAGGGAAGGATACGAGGAGTCCTCTTCGTACCACCAG gaaAGGGTCCATTCCCAGGAATAGTGGATATGTACACATTTGGGGGACGTCTTTCTGAGCCCAGAGCCAGCCTCCTGGCAAATAAAGGTTTTGTTGTCTTGGCACTGGCCTATATGGGCTACGAGGATTTACCAAATTACCCTAAAAAGTTGGATCTGGAGTACTTTGAAGAGGCTGTAACATATCTGAGGAATCAGCCAGAG GTCAAAGGTCCTGGGATTGGCATCATATCCATTTCCCACAGTGGCGGTTTGGCGTTATCCATGTCTTCATTCCTCTCTGGGATCTCAGCGACCGTCTGCATTAATAGCTGCAGTGCAAACACAGTGATTCCTTTACACTACAGAGACACCGTTCTAGCTCCGCTGCGGCCTGCCCTTAAGAATATCAAAACCACAGACGCCGGGCTTGTAGATATACGCGATGCCTTGTCTGACCCTTCCTTGGAAAAGAACAGGGCGTCATTGATTCCAATTGAACGTGCCAGCTGCCAGTTCCTGTTTGCTGTTTCTGAAGACGATCACAACTGGAACAGTGGGTTTTTTGCCCAACATGCCACTGCAACGCTGAGAAATCATGGCAAAGagaattttcaggtggtgacaTACCCTAAAGCTGGACACTTTTTGGAAGTCCCTAACATGCCCCATTGTCCGTCTGGGTTTCACCCAGCAGTTGGGACTGAGGTGGTGTTTGGTGGGGAGCCAAGGGCTCACGCCGAGGCGCAGCTGGACCTGTGGGAAAGAGTCCAGGAGTTCTTCAAGAGCCACTTGGACAACAAGGGTACTTAG